One window from the genome of Borrelia puertoricensis encodes:
- a CDS encoding DUF759 family protein, with protein sequence MNTTKFTIKFKGVLDHASTRKSLESDISKLERLIKPKRSHLKSTKDILKHNLYEKKRELSKQNKYERLREGVEKFRLSETKKLIKLGYTFENARRKAFKHSLMSTKELRLLEYENLKRGRHKEIALNKTVQSSILKGASILKIAAGTALGNAVSSGASGIFSYAKKSLEDNAKLSKTHSITSKVFTEGEKKSLSGMLKGISGFERDLEREDFLNLAGIIRKELVFLGQNNESNLKKAVEFAAKLKSTGVVDDTNSATKAVVEFLQGKSGPLYDIMSSFKEFTGKYNERAAMEYDILAPGQALDYRSHKLKEVINDWNSLKFPTYSSSSEEAKSSLEKLNDTGSKLTAKVLEPLVTSLNKILDWALTFNFQTHVTDPLIKGIKSIFSLDALIARLKAILPKFLGGDGGKSLDKLKTEEDSSIRTP encoded by the coding sequence ATGAACACAACAAAATTTACAATTAAATTTAAAGGTGTACTTGATCACGCATCAACTCGCAAATCTTTAGAGAGCGACATTTCTAAACTAGAACGTTTAATTAAACCTAAGCGATCACATCTAAAGAGTACTAAGGATATATTAAAACACAATTTATATGAGAAGAAACGTGAACTATCTAAACAAAACAAATATGAACGTTTAAGGGAGGGTGTAGAAAAGTTTAGACTCAGTGAGACTAAAAAACTCATTAAGCTTGGATACACATTTGAAAACGCTAGGCGAAAAGCATTCAAGCATTCCTTAATGTCAACTAAAGAGCTAAGACTACTAGAATATGAAAATTTGAAACGTGGGCGGCACAAAGAAATAGCACTTAACAAAACCGTTCAAAGTAGTATTCTTAAAGGCGCTAGTATTTTAAAAATCGCTGCTGGGACTGCTCTTGGAAATGCTGTTAGTAGTGGTGCTTCGGGAATATTTAGTTATGCTAAGAAATCTTTAGAAGACAATGCAAAATTAAGTAAAACACATTCAATTACTTCAAAAGTATTTACAGAAGGTGAGAAGAAATCACTAAGTGGTATGCTTAAAGGAATTTCCGGATTTGAAAGGGATTTAGAGAGAGAAGATTTCCTAAACTTGGCTGGGATAATTAGAAAAGAACTCGTATTTTTAGGTCAAAACAATGAAAGTAATCTTAAAAAGGCAGTAGAATTTGCTGCAAAGCTTAAATCTACTGGGGTTGTTGATGATACTAACTCGGCTACCAAAGCAGTAGTAGAATTCTTGCAAGGTAAAAGCGGTCCTCTTTATGACATTATGAGCTCATTTAAAGAGTTTACTGGTAAATATAATGAACGAGCCGCAATGGAATATGACATACTAGCACCAGGCCAGGCCCTTGATTACAGAAGTCATAAACTAAAGGAAGTAATTAACGATTGGAACTCACTTAAATTTCCTACTTACTCAAGCTCGAGCGAAGAGGCTAAAAGTAGCTTAGAAAAGCTTAATGACACAGGTTCAAAACTTACTGCCAAGGTATTAGAACCGTTAGTTACTTCTTTAAACAAAATACTCGATTGGGCTTTAACGTTTAATTTTCAAACACATGTTACCGACCCTTTAATAAAGGGCATTAAAAGTATTTTTTCTCTAGACGCATTAATTGCAAGACTTAAAGCAATACTTCCTAAATTTTTAGGCGGAGATGGTGGTAAGAGTCTTGATAAACTTAAAACAGAAGAAGATTCAAGTATAAGGACACCTTAA
- a CDS encoding DUF1322 family protein: MKSSSNEYIQVLHETKLEYFKLLEEIKQNKYFFPIIMGVCTLNDVKTLNYKDLMEVNKISELKLEKQIFEMFLSKGVL, encoded by the coding sequence ATGAAAAGCAGTAGTAATGAGTATATACAAGTATTACATGAAACTAAGCTTGAATATTTTAAGCTACTTGAAGAGATAAAACAAAACAAATATTTCTTTCCAATTATCATGGGTGTTTGCACTTTAAATGACGTCAAAACACTAAATTATAAAGATTTAATGGAAGTTAACAAAATATCTGAACTTAAACTTGAAAAGCAAATATTTGAAATGTTCCTTAGTAAAGGTGTATTATGA
- a CDS encoding DUF1473 family protein, with amino-acid sequence MITRYKMNILTKSKTHTFEVRVLPVYKWDSILGFSQSEGIHKLNEIKYLNEITNLMIKPGFLDEFYLILNENREYITYYKEYLQAILYSIQFDTFKSDPDFKRPNLVYLSHYLNNTSGFIQFDYIDDSWNYEEIIQNIKI; translated from the coding sequence AACTAAAAGTAAGACGCATACATTTGAAGTTAGAGTACTTCCTGTTTACAAGTGGGACTCTATATTAGGATTTTCACAAAGTGAAGGCATACATAAACTAAATGAAATTAAATACTTAAACGAAATTACTAATTTAATGATTAAACCTGGATTTTTAGATGAATTTTATCTTATCTTAAATGAAAATAGAGAGTACATTACTTACTATAAAGAATATCTTCAAGCCATACTTTACTCAATTCAGTTTGATACATTCAAATCAGATCCTGACTTTAAGAGACCAAATTTAGTTTACTTAAGTCATTATCTAAATAATACTAGTGGCTTTATACAATTTGATTACATTGATGATAGTTGGAATTATGAAGAGATAATACAAAATATCAAAATATAG